Proteins from one Pithys albifrons albifrons isolate INPA30051 chromosome 2, PitAlb_v1, whole genome shotgun sequence genomic window:
- the NRXN1 gene encoding neurexin-1 isoform X33 — translation MDMRWHCENSQTTDDILVASAECPSDDEDIDPCEPSSGGLANPTRAGGGREYPGSSEVIRESSSTTGMVVGIVAAAALCILILLYAMYKYRNRDEGSYHVDESRNYISNSAQSNGAVIKEKQPNSAKSSNKNKKNKDKEYYV, via the exons actACAGATGACATCCTTGTGGCCTCGGCTGAATGTCCTAGTGATGATGAGGACATCGATCCCTGTGAGCCAAGCTCAGGTGGGTTAG CAAATCCtaccagggcaggaggaggaagggagtaCCCTGGCTCGTCTGAGGTGATTCGTGAATCCAGCAGCACAACAGGCATGGTGGTTGGGATCGTGGCAGCAGCAGCGTTGTGTATCCTCATTCTCCTGTATGCCATGTACAAGTACAGGAATCGAGATGAAGGATCATATCACGTAGATGAGAGTCGAAACTACATCAGTAACTCAGCACAATCCAATGGGGCTGTGATCAAGGAAAAACAGCCCAACAGCGCTAAAAGTTccaacaaaaacaagaaaaataaggatAAGGAGTACTATGTCTGA